TCGTGTCTCGGATCATCCGCCCGCTGACCCAGCTCATGGAGGGCAACGGCCGCGTGGCGCGCGGCGACTTCAGCGTGCGCCTCGCCGTCGGGTCGCGCGACGAGTTCGGCCGCTTGGCGATGTCCTGGAACCAGATGGCCGACGAAATCCAGCGCTCTCGGGAGCTCGCCACGAGCTATCTCGAGACTCTCCGCGAGAACGCCGAGAAGCTCGAGGAGGTGAACCGGACTCTCCTGCGCAAGAACGAAGAGATCGCCAAGGCGAGCCGCATGAAGTCCGAGTTCCTCGCCATCATGTCCCACGAGCTGCGCACGCCTCTGAACGGCATCATCGGTTTCTCCGAAGTCCTCTTGGACGAAAAGTTCGGCAAGCTCAACGACAAGCAGCGGCGCTTCACGGAAAACGCGCTCACCAGCGGACGGCATCTGCTGCGGCTGATCAACGACATCCTCGACCTTTCCAAGATCGAGGCGGGCAAGATGGAAGTGGCGCCGCACGAGTTCGACTTGCGCCAGAGCCTCGACGAGATCCAGACCCTGGTGCGCAACCTGGCGCTGAAGAAGGACATTCAGCTGCACTGCAAGCCGGTTCCCGAGCTGCTGGCGAAGACGGACCCGAAGCTCTTCAAGCAGGTGATGTTCAATCTGCTCTCCAACGCCATCAAGTTCACCCCGTCGGGTGGGCGCGTGGACGTCGTTGTGCAATGCCTCGAGGGCCAGTCGCTCCGGGTGCAGCCCATCAGCCATTTGCTGCCGGCGCGCCGCCGCGAGCGCATCGAAAGCCACAGAGAGTATGCGCTCATCGAAGTGCGTGACTCCGGGATCGGCATCTCTCCGGAGGATCACGAAAGGATCTTCGTGCCCTTCCAGCAGCTCGACACGTCCTACGCCCGCCGGCAGGAGGGCACGGGTCTGGGCCTGGCCTTGACACGCCGTCTCGTGCGGCTTTTGGGGGGCGAGATCTCGTTCACCAGCCAGCAGGGCAAAGGCAGCAGCTTCGTCTTCTACATGCCGCTGCAATACAGCGGCCATGATGTAGAGGACGACTTATCTCCGGAACAGGAGGCGGCCGCGCCGGGGAGGGCCGTCGAAGCAGTTCCTGAGAGGTCGAGCAACGCGCCGGCGCCGCTGCTGGAGTCGAACGGATCACCGGCCGTCGATGCGGAACGACAGACCGAGAAGGCTCTCTGGCCCTGGGGCGAGCCGCCTTTTCGGCACAAGA
The sequence above is drawn from the Candidatus Krumholzibacteriia bacterium genome and encodes:
- a CDS encoding ATP-binding protein → MRSITSYLPPLPLKTKFAVVIGAMILAVAMLITTFLTLQQESTIRDGLARRAVALTENLAYNCQLPLVTQNTASLQRLGNGLLGHAEVAFVQFEDTLGVAMVRVGVHPETLDLIPETSEVQPDGARTAWMRGSDGVRYLEVVAPVTLEAAVDGDILASKRQVGRSELIGNVRVGMSSADAEGRIAAMSRLASLLGIAVALAASVVAALVVSRIIRPLTQLMEGNGRVARGDFSVRLAVGSRDEFGRLAMSWNQMADEIQRSRELATSYLETLRENAEKLEEVNRTLLRKNEEIAKASRMKSEFLAIMSHELRTPLNGIIGFSEVLLDEKFGKLNDKQRRFTENALTSGRHLLRLINDILDLSKIEAGKMEVAPHEFDLRQSLDEIQTLVRNLALKKDIQLHCKPVPELLAKTDPKLFKQVMFNLLSNAIKFTPSGGRVDVVVQCLEGQSLRVQPISHLLPARRRERIESHREYALIEVRDSGIGISPEDHERIFVPFQQLDTSYARRQEGTGLGLALTRRLVRLLGGEISFTSQQGKGSSFVFYMPLQYSGHDVEDDLSPEQEAAAPGRAVEAVPERSSNAPAPLLESNGSPAVDAERQTEKALWPWGEPPFRHKKKQASRAVSGDASDHARQEAPRHGSQRSGVFEEEVGVPKGTGVPEAPEFVRRRQ